A region of Vigna radiata var. radiata cultivar VC1973A chromosome 10, Vradiata_ver6, whole genome shotgun sequence DNA encodes the following proteins:
- the LOC106776075 gene encoding probable ubiquitin-like-specific protease 2A isoform X4: protein MTRRPRSSSSSFSTKKFDVFEFNEEDHSIEKVSKRILRKFQNPSKSRSSSITKYDFLQAFASGSNCRPVSIDITADHIDLDDEQEEEVTRCSVEKLADQPLEVVDDDDGREHDDGYDREKIDTQSSIDTPLPLSADKEISGCGDFVESDFDWKNQSLGVASDDDDDASQMSSSSTSSSNPPEDEVDFRDQLVEHDDSAAFVINVEEKVVDVIPDFIQFEDLYSTRSQLTFSCNSLKLEGSTSNGTRETLKIEWPTEDIIKIESCWFENIETALINLLLKSKDYSEAGNTNQNPVYADFKLLKFAVYDSFWYKAEEAIKLLDTRYTDIWSTLFDINVDNSGNISALGQHYFFSQNRYFPNFDEAFDEVIYPKGEPDAVSISKRDVELLQPQTFINDTIIDFYIKYLKNKLPTDEQDRFHFFNSFFFRKLADLDKDPASACDGRAAFQRVRKWTRKVNLFEKDYILIPINYSFHWSLIAICHPGEVTCYQDEEMNESSKIPCILHMDSLQGTHKGLKNIFQSYLCEEWKERHGNVVDDVSSKFLHMRFISLELPQQDNLYDCGLFLLHYVERFLEEAPVNFNPFMITKFSDFLSSNWFPPPEASLKRSHIQNLIYDIFENNSLQARPTDCLDKGLPSEDPAIVVQTKVEEDSLTGCSYSDLWCVKSPLNSSTELETADIQYPTASPGRVSPCMGGPAVVSKDWRVISRSDCLQMSACHKRGFLSPLKEIDECSEETAVSVEREKSQLVYDFPSTSYVRKDHGASESSEHGLSVNFMKAVDDHSLSRTCARLSSFPLNTSTHENQLLKKIDESKVEDKTVVDYPSTSGEELTDYVVPDSPAANDADKRSLEEDTIVNKEKAVTFESDEDAKRPNPMNAYVIPDSPEADDGHDADMIIIVDSPSSFREYEPDAKRPKLMNQDGAPRRMLTRRMLKGACVL, encoded by the exons ATGACTCGGCGCCCAcgatcatcttcatcttctttctcaacCAAGAAATTCGACGTGTTCGAATTCAATGAAGAAGACCACAGCATCGAGAAGGTCTCTAAGAGGATTCTCCGCAAGTTCCAAAACCCTAGCAAGTCTCGCTCTTCCTCCATCACCAAATATGATTTCCTCCAAGCCT TTGCGAGCGGTTCAAATTGCAGACCTGTATCCATTGACATTACTGCCGATCATATTGACCTCGATGATGAACAAG AAGAAGAAGTGACACGGTGCTCAGTGGAGAAACTTGCTGACCAACCGTTAGAGGTTGTTGATGACGATGATGGCCGTGAACACGATGATGGTTATGATCGAGAAAAAATTGATACTCAGTCTTCGATAGACACGCCGCTACCACTCTCTGCTGATAAAGAGATTTCCGGCTGCGGTGATTTTGTTGAAAGCGATTTTGACTGGAAA AACCAGTCACTTGGCGTGGCTTCAGATGACGACGACGACGCTAGTCAAATGAGTTCTTCTTCTACTTCGTCTTCAAATCCACCTGAAGATGAAG TTGACTTCAGAGACCAGCTAGTGGAGCATGACGATTCGGCTGCATTTGTAATT AATGTCGAAGAAAAGGTGGTTGATGTCATCCCTGATTTTATTCAATTCGAGGATTTGTATTCCACTAGGTCCCAGTTAACATTCTCATGCAACTCCTTGAAACTTGAAGGCTCAACAAGTAATGGAACTAGGGAAACTCTTAAAATTGAGTGGCCGACTGAAGATAtcataaaaattgaatcatGTTGGTTTGAAAAT aTTGAAACAGCCTTGATCAACCTTCTTCTCAAATCAAAAGATTATAGTGAAGCTGGAAATACAAATCAAAATCCAG TTTATGCAGATTTTAAGCTGTTAAAGTTTGCAGTCTATGATTCCTTTTGGTACAAGGCAGAAGAAGCAATCAAACTATTGGACACAAGATATACAGATATATGGAGTACACTTTTTGA CATTAATGTTGATAACAGTGGAAATATTTCTGCATTGGGGCAGCACTACTTTTTCTCTCAGAACCGCTATTTCCCCAA TTTTGATGAGGCTTTTGATGAAGTTATTTATCCAAAGGGGGAGCCTGATGCTGTTTCTATTAGTAAGAGAGATGTTGAGCTTTTACAGCCGCAGACATTCATTAATGATACCATCATTGACTTTTATATCAA gtatttgaaaaataaactcCCTACTGATGAACAGGACCGGTTTCACTTTTTCAATAGCTTCTTCTTTCGCAAGCTGGCTGATTTAGACAAAGATCCAGCAAGTGCTTGTGATGGTAGAGCAGCATTTCAGCGTGTACGCAAATGGACAAGGAAAGTGAACCTTTTTGAAAAGGATTATATCTTGATTCCCATAAACTATAG TTTTCACTGGAGTTTGATCGCCATTTGTCATCCCGGTGAAGTGACATGCTACCAAG ATGAAGAAATGAACGAATCTTCCAAAATACCTTGCATCTTGCACATGGATTCCCTACAAGGAACCCATAAAGGTCTgaagaatatttttcaaag TTACCTCTGTGAAGAATGGAAAGAGAGGCACGGTAATGTGGTGGATGATGTTTCTTCAAAATTTCTTCATATGAGATTCATCTCACTTGAG CTGCCTCAGCAGGATAATTTATACGACTGTGGCCTCTTTTTGCTCCATTACGTGGAACGTTTTCTGGAAGAAGCTCCTGTAAACTTTAACCCTTTTATGATTACGAAGTTCTCTGACTTT TTGAGCAGTAATTGGTTCCCTCCACCAGAGGCTTCTCTGAAACGATCTCACATACAGAACctaatttatgatatatttgaaaataattcttTGCAAGCACGTCCTACCGATTGCCTTGACAAAGGTCTTCCTTCTGAAGACCCTGCCATTGTTGTCCAGACGAAAGTGGAAGAAGATTCCCTTACGGGTTGCAGCTATTCAGATTTATGGTGTGTAAAAAGTCCTTTAAATTCCTCTACTGAACTAGAGACTGCTGATATTCAGTATCCAACGGCTTCACCCGGAAGAGTTTCACCGTGTATGGGAGGACCTGCAGTTGTTTCCAAGGACTGGCGAGTAATTTCACGTTCTGATTGTCTGCAGATGTCGGCATGTCACAAGAGGGGCTTCTTGTCACCATTAAAA GAAATTGATGAATGTAGTGAGGAAACTGCTGTATCAGTAGAGAGGGAGAAATCCCAATTGGTATATGATTTTCCATCCACATCATATGTCAGAAAAGATCACGGAGCATCAGAATCATCGGAGCATGGACTTTCTGTAAATTTTATGAAAGCTGTTGATGACCATTCTCTGTCAAGAACATGTGCTAGATTATCCTCGTTCCCATTGAATACAAGTACTCATGAAAACCAGCTTCTTAAGAAAATTGACGAGTCAAAAGTTGAAGACAAGACAGTAGTTGATTATCCATCGACCTCTGGTGAGGAGCTTACGGACTATGTTGTTCCGGATTCTCCAGCGGCAAATGATGCTGAC AAGAGGAGTCTTGAAGAGGATACGATAGTTAACAAGGAAAAGGCAGTGACATTTGAATCTGATGAAGATGCCAAAAGGCCAAATCCTATGAATGCATACGTTATTCCGGATTCTCCGGAGGCAGACGATGGGCATGATGCTGATATGATTATTATCGTTGACTCTCCTTCCTCATTCCGTGAATATGAACCAGATGCCAAAAGGCCAAAGCTTATGAACCAAGATGGTGCTCCAAGGCGCATGCTCACCAGAAGAATGCTAAAAGGAGCTTGTGTGTTATAG